A single window of Bordetella genomosp. 11 DNA harbors:
- a CDS encoding VirK family protein: protein MSIDIHLYTPPEAPVRRMAHAGPPRRRRPWLVRALVGGALYALACAPARAHELASYPSLVAALTAGESVTVLLDLAQCTKDGSGIAGPRMQGGSRITRFLIPGGQYVAFADTHHTLDAEDRPVVEYIRYRAMADGKVIVRFARQAGAGSAATPGGQYECRFTRGIRFVADRAALR from the coding sequence ATGAGCATCGATATCCACTTATACACGCCACCGGAGGCGCCCGTACGCAGGATGGCGCACGCCGGTCCGCCACGGCGGCGGCGCCCCTGGCTCGTACGCGCGCTTGTCGGTGGTGCCCTGTACGCGCTGGCCTGCGCACCTGCGCGCGCGCATGAGCTGGCAAGCTACCCTTCCCTCGTCGCGGCCTTGACGGCGGGCGAATCGGTCACCGTTCTGCTCGATCTGGCCCAATGCACCAAGGACGGCAGCGGCATCGCGGGGCCCAGGATGCAAGGCGGTTCGCGCATCACCCGCTTCCTGATCCCTGGCGGACAATACGTCGCCTTTGCCGACACCCACCACACCCTGGACGCGGAGGATCGGCCGGTCGTCGAATACATACGCTATCGTGCCATGGCCGACGGCAAGGTCATCGTCCGCTTCGCCAGGCAGGCTGGCGCGGGCAGCGCAGCGACGCCTGGCGGCCAATACGAATGTCGCTTCACGCGCGGCATCCGATTCGTCGCCGATCGCGCGGCGCTACGCTGA
- a CDS encoding DUF3597 domain-containing protein, which translates to MSIFKSILARIFPSSHPANTEASSSQPASTGEAATTSAAPAATPSTAMPEVDVRAVLVEMQSGNPQKLNWDTSIVDLMKLLGLDSSLAARKSLASELGYSGDTEDSASMNIWLHKQVMIKLAENGGKVPDELKH; encoded by the coding sequence ATGAGCATCTTCAAATCCATACTGGCCAGGATCTTTCCAAGCAGCCATCCCGCCAACACCGAGGCATCCTCGTCCCAGCCTGCTTCCACCGGCGAAGCCGCCACCACGTCCGCAGCCCCAGCCGCCACGCCATCGACCGCCATGCCCGAAGTCGATGTCCGCGCCGTGCTCGTGGAGATGCAAAGCGGCAATCCGCAGAAGCTCAATTGGGATACATCGATCGTCGATCTAATGAAGCTGCTGGGGCTGGACAGCAGCCTTGCCGCGCGTAAGAGCCTGGCTTCCGAGTTGGGTTACAGCGGCGACACGGAGGACTCCGCGTCCATGAATATCTGGCTGCACAAGCAGGTGATGATCAAGCTGGCCGAAAACGGCGGCAAGGTGCCCGACGAGCTGAAGCACTGA
- a CDS encoding NAD(P)(+) transhydrogenase (Re/Si-specific) subunit beta — protein MISLNVVTLLYLLASICFIQALKGLSHPTTSRIGNAFGMAGMAIAVLTTGALIVALAGPGIAGLGLGWVLLGLLIGGTAGTIMARRVEMTKMPELVAFMHSMIGLAAVAIAVAVVAEPHAFGIAPMGTALPMGNRVEIFIGTFVGAITFSGSVIAFGKLSGKYRFRLFQGAPVVFPGQHIFNLLLALIMLACGVAFVLTEGWTPFIAMAVIAFVLGVLIIIPIGGADMPVVVSMLNSYSGWAAAGIGFSLNNPMLIIAGSLVGSSGAILSYIMCKAMNRSFFNVLLGGFGNGGGSAGAGATAEQRNVKSGSPDDVAFLMTNAETVIIVPGYGLAVARAQHALKELATKLTAKGVSVRYAIHPVAGRMPGHMNVLLAEAEVPYDQVFEMDDINGEFGQTDVVLVLGANDVVNPAAKNDPQSPIAGMPILEAYKARTVIVNKRSMAAGYAGLDNELFYMDRTMMVFGDAKKVIEDMVKAVD, from the coding sequence ATGATCTCGCTGAACGTCGTCACCCTGCTCTACTTGCTGGCATCGATCTGCTTCATCCAGGCCCTGAAGGGACTCTCGCATCCGACTACGTCGCGCATCGGCAATGCCTTCGGCATGGCCGGCATGGCGATCGCCGTCCTTACCACGGGCGCACTGATCGTGGCCCTGGCTGGGCCAGGTATCGCCGGGCTGGGATTGGGGTGGGTGCTGCTGGGCCTGCTGATCGGCGGTACCGCCGGAACCATCATGGCCAGGCGCGTCGAGATGACCAAAATGCCGGAGCTGGTCGCTTTCATGCACAGCATGATAGGCCTGGCCGCGGTCGCAATCGCCGTCGCCGTGGTGGCCGAACCGCATGCCTTCGGCATCGCACCCATGGGTACCGCGCTGCCGATGGGCAACCGGGTGGAGATCTTCATCGGTACCTTCGTCGGCGCCATCACCTTTTCCGGTTCCGTCATCGCATTCGGCAAGCTTTCCGGTAAGTACCGGTTCCGCCTGTTCCAGGGCGCGCCGGTGGTGTTTCCGGGCCAGCATATCTTCAATCTCCTGCTGGCGCTGATCATGCTGGCATGCGGCGTGGCCTTCGTGCTGACGGAAGGCTGGACCCCGTTCATCGCCATGGCCGTGATCGCCTTCGTGCTCGGCGTGCTGATCATCATCCCGATCGGTGGCGCCGACATGCCGGTCGTGGTCTCCATGTTGAACAGCTATTCGGGGTGGGCCGCGGCCGGCATCGGTTTTTCGCTGAACAATCCGATGCTGATCATCGCTGGATCGCTGGTCGGGTCTTCCGGTGCCATCCTGTCGTACATCATGTGCAAGGCGATGAACCGTTCGTTCTTCAATGTATTGCTGGGCGGCTTCGGCAACGGCGGCGGCAGCGCCGGCGCGGGGGCGACGGCAGAGCAGCGCAACGTGAAGTCGGGCAGCCCCGACGACGTGGCCTTCCTCATGACCAATGCCGAAACGGTGATCATCGTCCCGGGTTATGGACTTGCCGTCGCGCGGGCACAGCATGCACTGAAAGAGCTGGCGACCAAGCTGACGGCAAAAGGGGTATCGGTACGGTATGCCATCCACCCGGTAGCCGGCCGCATGCCGGGCCACATGAACGTCCTGCTGGCCGAGGCGGAAGTGCCCTACGATCAGGTCTTCGAGATGGACGACATCAATGGCGAATTCGGCCAGACCGATGTGGTCCTGGTGCTTGGCGCGAACGACGTGGTGAATCCCGCCGCCAAGAACGACCCGCAATCGCCGATCGCCGGCATGCCGATCCTGGAAGCCTACAAGGCCCGCACCGTGATCGTAAACAAGCGGTCGATGGCGGCCGGCTATGCCGGCCTGGACAACGAACTGTTCTACATGGACCGCACGATGATGGTCTTCGGCGACGCGAAGAAAGTCATCGAGGATATGGTCAAGGCCGTGGACTAG
- a CDS encoding glutathione S-transferase yields the protein MKLIGSLTSPYVRKVRIVMAEKKLDYRFELENVWSPDTRIQQYNPLGKVPCLVMEDGGALFDSRVIVEYLDTLSPVARLIPQSGRERAAVKCWEAIADGVLDAAVGIVKERQRPAELRNDEWIARQYGKIHASLDAMNKSLGEHAHCMGINHSLADVAVGCALGYLVLRFPDLDWRAGHPNLARLFEKLSTRQSFIDTAPPANA from the coding sequence ATGAAACTGATAGGCTCCCTTACTAGCCCGTACGTACGTAAGGTACGGATCGTCATGGCGGAAAAAAAGCTGGATTACCGCTTTGAACTCGAAAACGTGTGGTCTCCGGATACCCGGATCCAGCAATACAACCCCCTGGGCAAGGTGCCCTGCCTGGTCATGGAAGACGGCGGCGCGCTGTTCGATTCGCGCGTTATCGTCGAGTATCTGGATACTCTCTCCCCGGTTGCCAGGCTGATCCCCCAATCCGGCCGCGAGCGCGCTGCCGTCAAGTGCTGGGAAGCCATTGCCGATGGCGTCCTGGATGCCGCGGTAGGGATCGTCAAGGAAAGGCAGCGTCCCGCCGAACTACGCAACGATGAATGGATCGCCCGCCAATACGGCAAGATCCACGCCAGCCTGGACGCGATGAACAAGAGCCTGGGCGAACATGCCCATTGTATGGGCATCAATCACAGCCTGGCGGACGTGGCGGTGGGTTGCGCGCTCGGCTACCTGGTCCTGCGCTTTCCGGACCTGGACTGGCGCGCGGGACACCCGAATCTGGCGCGCCTGTTCGAAAAGCTGTCGACGCGCCAGTCCTTTATCGATACCGCCCCGCCGGCAAACGCCTGA
- a CDS encoding cold-shock protein: METGVVKWFNSEKGYGFITPESGGKDLFAHFSEIQGSGFRSLEENQRVTFVVANGPKGPQATKITPA; encoded by the coding sequence ATGGAAACCGGCGTCGTCAAGTGGTTCAACTCTGAAAAAGGTTATGGCTTTATCACCCCGGAATCGGGCGGTAAGGACCTGTTCGCGCACTTCTCCGAAATCCAAGGCAGCGGCTTCCGCTCCCTGGAAGAAAACCAGCGTGTGACGTTTGTCGTCGCCAACGGTCCCAAGGGCCCGCAGGCAACGAAGATCACGCCGGCGTAA
- a CDS encoding TM2 domain-containing protein yields the protein MNTSAMQTMMYDANRKSVGVAYLLWLFLGSFGGHRFYAGKTGSAIAMLALTILGIILSIVGVGFVLLIAVGIWTLVDAFLIPGWIRNKNMLLAATLSNGNVPLQ from the coding sequence GTGAACACCTCTGCGATGCAAACGATGATGTATGACGCCAACCGGAAAAGCGTGGGCGTCGCCTATCTGTTGTGGCTGTTCCTGGGGAGCTTCGGCGGGCACAGGTTCTACGCCGGCAAGACGGGTAGCGCGATCGCGATGCTGGCGCTGACGATCCTCGGCATCATCCTTAGCATTGTCGGCGTGGGCTTTGTGCTCTTGATAGCGGTCGGCATCTGGACCCTGGTGGATGCATTCCTTATCCCCGGCTGGATCCGCAACAAGAACATGCTCCTGGCAGCCACGCTATCCAACGGGAATGTTCCGCTTCAGTGA
- a CDS encoding sulfite exporter TauE/SafE family protein, giving the protein MDFPILICLLLLGAGAGFAAGLLGIGGGMVLVPFLTMIFSWQGMNDDLIVHAAIATSMTSILFTSLSSVRAHHAAGAVLWRIALAMAPGLIIGGLLAGGAVFAALHTGWLSAFFAAFVLYSGYSMLRNTKPKPSRQMPGVIGTTAAGTGIGFISGLVGAGGGFLSVPFMIWCNVPLRNAVATSAALGFPIALANSTGYVISGLREAGTTPGMLGYIYWPALLALVCTSVLTAPMGARAAHRLPVATVKRIFAYLLFALAIFMAYKAWRAFS; this is encoded by the coding sequence GTGGATTTTCCTATCTTGATCTGCCTGTTGCTGCTGGGTGCGGGCGCGGGTTTCGCGGCGGGTTTGCTTGGCATCGGCGGCGGCATGGTGCTGGTGCCTTTCCTGACCATGATTTTCTCCTGGCAGGGCATGAACGATGATCTCATCGTCCATGCCGCGATCGCCACGTCGATGACCTCCATCCTGTTCACATCGCTATCCAGCGTACGGGCCCACCACGCCGCCGGCGCGGTGCTCTGGCGGATTGCCTTGGCGATGGCGCCGGGGCTGATCATCGGGGGGCTGCTGGCGGGAGGGGCGGTGTTCGCCGCGCTGCACACGGGCTGGCTGTCCGCATTCTTCGCCGCCTTCGTGCTGTACTCCGGCTATTCGATGTTGCGCAATACCAAACCCAAGCCTTCGCGCCAAATGCCCGGCGTGATCGGCACAACGGCCGCCGGCACCGGGATCGGCTTCATATCCGGCCTGGTGGGCGCGGGCGGCGGGTTCCTCTCCGTGCCTTTCATGATCTGGTGCAATGTTCCGCTGCGCAACGCGGTCGCGACATCGGCCGCGCTGGGCTTCCCCATCGCGCTGGCGAACAGCACCGGCTATGTGATTTCCGGCCTGCGGGAAGCGGGAACTACGCCCGGGATGCTGGGCTACATCTACTGGCCGGCGCTGCTGGCGCTGGTGTGCACCAGCGTACTGACCGCCCCGATGGGCGCCCGTGCCGCGCACAGGCTGCCGGTCGCGACGGTCAAGCGTATTTTCGCCTACCTGCTTTTCGCGCTGGCGATCTTCATGGCCTACAAGGCCTGGCGCGCCTTTTCCTGA
- the mnmA gene encoding tRNA 2-thiouridine(34) synthase MnmA: MSSIAPTKGRVVVGMSGGVDSSVTAWLLKQQGYEVIGLFMKNWEDDDDSEYCSTRQDWLDAASVADLVGVDIEAVNFAAEYKDRVFAEFLREYSAGRTPNPDVLCNAEIKFKAFLDHAMSLGADLIATGHYARVRAVSAGGGTRYELLKALDATKDQSYFLHRLNQQQLSRTMFPLGEIPKTQVRRIAHDIGLHNAAKKDSTGICFIGERPFREFLNRYLPTAPGPILTPEGQRVGTHTGLSFYTLGQRKGIGIGGIKGRQRDDGTAEAWYAARKDLPANTLYVVQGHDHPWLLSDSLGAQDASWIAGHPPTAGSYAAKTRYRQSDAGCVMHDGGGDTFTLDFDQSQWAVTPGQSAVLYDGEICLGGGIIASQ; encoded by the coding sequence ATGTCTTCCATTGCTCCTACCAAAGGCCGTGTCGTCGTCGGCATGTCCGGCGGCGTCGACTCATCCGTTACCGCGTGGCTGCTCAAACAGCAGGGCTACGAAGTCATCGGCCTGTTCATGAAAAACTGGGAGGACGATGACGATTCCGAATATTGTTCGACCCGGCAGGATTGGCTGGATGCCGCCAGCGTCGCCGATCTGGTCGGCGTGGACATCGAGGCCGTGAACTTCGCGGCCGAGTACAAGGATCGCGTTTTCGCCGAGTTCCTGCGCGAATATTCGGCCGGACGCACGCCCAATCCGGATGTCCTGTGCAATGCCGAAATCAAATTCAAGGCTTTCCTGGACCATGCCATGTCCCTGGGCGCGGACCTCATCGCGACCGGGCACTACGCCCGCGTGCGCGCGGTCTCTGCCGGTGGCGGCACCCGCTACGAATTGCTGAAGGCGCTGGATGCGACCAAGGACCAGAGCTACTTCCTGCACCGCCTGAACCAGCAGCAGTTGTCGCGCACCATGTTCCCGCTGGGAGAAATCCCCAAGACCCAGGTGCGCCGCATCGCTCACGATATCGGCCTGCACAATGCCGCGAAGAAAGACTCCACGGGGATATGCTTCATCGGCGAACGGCCTTTCCGCGAGTTCCTGAACCGCTATCTGCCTACCGCGCCCGGTCCCATCCTGACGCCTGAAGGGCAGCGTGTCGGCACCCATACCGGGCTCTCCTTCTATACCCTGGGGCAGCGCAAGGGCATAGGGATCGGCGGCATCAAGGGCAGGCAGCGCGACGACGGCACCGCCGAGGCCTGGTACGCTGCCCGCAAGGATCTGCCGGCCAACACGCTGTATGTCGTGCAGGGCCACGATCATCCCTGGCTCCTGTCGGACTCTCTCGGCGCCCAGGATGCCAGCTGGATCGCCGGGCATCCTCCCACCGCGGGTTCTTATGCGGCCAAAACGCGCTATCGGCAGTCCGATGCCGGCTGTGTCATGCACGATGGGGGTGGGGATACGTTCACGCTGGACTTCGATCAGTCGCAGTGGGCGGTGACGCCGGGCCAGTCGGCCGTGCTCTACGACGGCGAGATTTGCCTGGGTGGAGGTATCATCGCGTCCCAATGA
- a CDS encoding NAD(P) transhydrogenase subunit alpha produces MEALSPTLINLIIFVLAIYVGYHVVWNVTPALHTPLMAVTNAISAIIIVGAMLAAALTEGGLARGMGVLAVALAAVNVFGGFLVTRRMLEMFKKKERKPAKEDAR; encoded by the coding sequence ATGGAAGCCCTCAGCCCTACCCTGATCAACCTGATCATTTTCGTCCTGGCGATCTACGTCGGTTACCACGTCGTATGGAACGTCACGCCGGCACTGCACACGCCGCTGATGGCGGTGACCAACGCCATCAGCGCCATCATTATCGTTGGCGCGATGCTGGCCGCGGCGCTCACCGAGGGTGGCCTGGCGCGCGGCATGGGCGTGCTGGCCGTGGCGCTGGCGGCGGTGAATGTATTCGGCGGCTTCCTGGTTACCCGGCGGATGCTGGAGATGTTCAAGAAGAAAGAACGCAAGCCCGCCAAGGAGGACGCACGATGA
- the purB gene encoding adenylosuccinate lyase produces MHIAPALSPLNALSPLDGRYASRGEALRGLLSEAGFMAHRVEVEVAWLSALADAGLPELPRFSDDARARLKAIVEDFSEADAARIKEIERVTNHDVKAVEYWLKEKVADHVELSRAAEFIHFACTSEDINNTSHALMLSRACNGVLVPTLQKLHAKLAAMAAAHADQPMLSRTHGQPASPTTLGKEFANVAARLGRALDAIRAVQPLAKLNGATGNYNAHLSAYPEVDWPAFSERVLRGLGLTQNRHTIQIEPHDWMAALFDAVARANIIILDLDRDVWGYVSLGYFKQRLKEGEVGSSTMPHKVNPIDFENSEGNIGLANAMLRHLADKLPVSRWQRDLTDSTVLRNLGVAFGYCMVAWDACLRGLDKLEVNTAAIDADIDACWEVLAEPVQTVMRRYGLPQPYEQLKALTRGKGITEIALREFIQGLGLPEDAKMRLLQMTPRSYIGLAAQLARSL; encoded by the coding sequence ATGCATATCGCCCCCGCCCTCAGTCCGCTCAACGCGCTTTCCCCTCTTGATGGGCGATATGCCTCCCGTGGCGAGGCCCTGCGCGGGCTGTTGTCCGAAGCCGGCTTCATGGCGCATCGCGTCGAGGTGGAAGTCGCCTGGCTCTCCGCCCTGGCCGACGCGGGCCTGCCCGAGCTGCCGCGCTTCTCCGACGATGCGCGGGCACGCCTGAAGGCGATCGTCGAAGACTTCAGCGAAGCGGATGCCGCCCGCATCAAAGAGATCGAGCGCGTCACGAACCACGACGTCAAGGCCGTGGAGTACTGGCTGAAGGAAAAAGTGGCCGATCACGTCGAGCTCTCCCGCGCGGCGGAATTCATACATTTCGCCTGCACCTCGGAAGATATCAACAACACCTCGCATGCGCTTATGTTGTCGCGCGCTTGCAACGGTGTACTGGTCCCCACGCTGCAGAAACTGCACGCCAAGCTTGCCGCGATGGCGGCCGCCCACGCCGACCAGCCCATGCTGTCGCGCACCCATGGGCAGCCGGCCAGTCCCACCACCCTGGGCAAGGAATTCGCAAATGTGGCGGCGCGCCTGGGCCGTGCCCTGGATGCGATTCGCGCCGTGCAGCCGCTGGCCAAGCTCAACGGCGCCACGGGCAACTACAACGCACACCTTTCGGCCTATCCGGAGGTGGACTGGCCTGCATTCAGCGAGCGGGTGCTGCGCGGCCTGGGACTGACCCAAAACCGCCATACCATCCAAATCGAGCCGCACGACTGGATGGCAGCCCTGTTCGATGCCGTGGCGCGCGCCAACATCATCATCCTGGATCTGGACCGGGACGTCTGGGGCTATGTGTCGCTGGGATATTTCAAGCAGCGGCTGAAAGAAGGCGAGGTCGGCTCCTCCACGATGCCGCACAAGGTCAACCCCATCGATTTCGAGAATTCGGAGGGCAATATCGGCTTGGCCAATGCCATGTTGCGTCATCTCGCCGATAAATTGCCGGTATCTCGGTGGCAACGAGACCTGACCGATTCCACCGTCCTGCGCAATCTGGGCGTGGCGTTCGGCTATTGCATGGTTGCCTGGGATGCCTGCCTGCGCGGGCTGGACAAGCTTGAAGTGAACACGGCCGCCATCGACGCCGACATCGACGCCTGCTGGGAAGTCCTGGCTGAGCCGGTCCAGACGGTCATGCGGCGCTATGGACTGCCGCAACCCTACGAACAGCTCAAGGCCCTGACGCGCGGCAAGGGAATCACCGAAATCGCGCTGCGCGAATTCATCCAGGGACTGGGCCTGCCCGAGGACGCCAAGATGCGTCTTCTGCAGATGACGCCGCGATCCTATATTGGTCTGGCAGCGCAATTGGCGCGATCGTTGTAA
- the egtB gene encoding ergothioneine biosynthesis protein EgtB: MDSHHTSSRPIVPDAPLASLLAHYETVRETSLALAAPLSPEDCQAQSMPDASPVKWHLAHTTWFFETFLLQPRLADYAVFHPRYGFLFNSYYNAIGERHPRPQRGLLTRPPLHDILAYRAHVDAAMARLIPAIGGDSDAEALVRLGLHHEQQHQELILTDVKHLLSCNALRPAYASTPRPRAVVAAPPQEWLDHPGGIVSVGHDDDDFCFDNETPAHQVLLRPFRLARRPVTQGEYLAFMDDGGYRRPELWLSLGWDAVRTHGWEAPLYWENTDGTWHAFTLHGMETIDPNAPVTHISYFEADAYARWAGARLPKESEWEQMARDMHPDSHANLLESGALHPRAAAASNARTPLQMYGDVWEWTASPYEPYPGFAAAAGAVGEYNGKFMCSQYVLRGGSCATPRTHIRATYRNFFPPDARWQFSGVRLACDA; this comes from the coding sequence ATGGATAGTCATCACACATCGAGCCGTCCCATCGTGCCGGACGCGCCACTGGCCTCCTTGCTGGCCCACTACGAAACCGTACGCGAGACCAGCCTGGCGCTGGCCGCCCCCCTTAGCCCGGAGGACTGCCAGGCGCAATCCATGCCGGACGCCAGTCCGGTGAAATGGCACCTGGCCCATACGACGTGGTTCTTCGAGACCTTCCTGCTGCAACCACGGCTTGCGGACTATGCCGTTTTCCATCCCCGCTACGGCTTCCTGTTCAATTCCTACTACAACGCCATCGGCGAAAGGCATCCTCGCCCACAGCGCGGCCTGCTGACGAGGCCGCCTTTGCATGACATCCTTGCGTACCGCGCGCATGTCGACGCGGCGATGGCGCGTCTTATCCCCGCCATTGGCGGCGACAGCGATGCCGAGGCGCTGGTGCGCCTGGGCCTGCATCACGAGCAGCAGCATCAGGAACTGATCCTTACGGACGTCAAGCATCTGCTGTCGTGCAACGCGCTTCGTCCGGCCTATGCCAGCACGCCGCGCCCTCGCGCGGTGGTCGCGGCACCGCCGCAGGAATGGCTGGATCATCCCGGCGGCATCGTTTCGGTCGGCCACGACGACGACGACTTCTGCTTCGATAACGAAACCCCTGCCCACCAGGTATTGCTGCGGCCTTTCCGGCTGGCGCGGCGCCCCGTGACCCAGGGCGAGTACCTGGCTTTCATGGACGATGGCGGCTACCGGCGTCCGGAGCTCTGGCTTTCATTGGGCTGGGACGCCGTGCGGACCCATGGGTGGGAAGCGCCGCTGTACTGGGAAAACACGGACGGCACGTGGCACGCATTCACGTTGCACGGCATGGAAACGATCGATCCGAATGCCCCGGTCACGCACATCAGTTACTTCGAAGCCGACGCGTATGCGCGGTGGGCGGGCGCCCGTTTGCCCAAAGAATCCGAATGGGAGCAGATGGCGCGCGACATGCATCCCGATTCGCATGCAAATCTCCTGGAATCCGGCGCCTTGCATCCCCGTGCGGCCGCCGCAAGCAACGCTCGGACGCCTTTGCAGATGTACGGCGATGTCTGGGAATGGACGGCCAGTCCCTACGAGCCCTACCCCGGCTTCGCAGCGGCTGCCGGCGCCGTCGGCGAATACAACGGCAAGTTCATGTGCAGCCAATACGTGCTGCGTGGCGGCTCCTGCGCGACACCCCGCACGCATATCCGGGCGACGTACCGCAATTTCTTTCCGCCCGACGCGCGGTGGCAGTTTTCCGGCGTCCGGCTGGCTTGCGATGCCTGA
- a CDS encoding Re/Si-specific NAD(P)(+) transhydrogenase subunit alpha, giving the protein MRIGIPRETLEGETRVAATPETVKKYVAGGNTVIVERGAGSAARYTDEAYEAAGATLGSATDSLGADLVLSVRMPDAAGLAALKRGAVLAGMLDPFDTEGIARLAATGVTGFALEAAPRITRAQSLDVLSSQANLAGYKAVLLAAHYYGRLFPMMMTAAGTLKAARAVVLGAGVAGLQAIATARRLGAVVEASDVRPAAKEQVESLGAKFIDVPFETDEEREIAQGVGGYARPMPPAWMARQAELVSERCKQADIVITTALIPGRPAPTLVSAETVQAMKPGSVVVDLAVERGGNCPLSEKGQVVEKHGVTLVGLTNLPALVPTDASALYARNLADFLKLIVDKDGALAIQREDEIVAACLVCESGNAVRRS; this is encoded by the coding sequence ATGCGTATCGGTATACCGCGAGAGACCCTGGAGGGGGAAACGCGAGTAGCGGCAACACCGGAGACCGTCAAGAAGTACGTGGCGGGCGGCAATACCGTCATCGTGGAACGCGGCGCCGGCAGCGCCGCGCGCTACACGGATGAAGCCTACGAAGCAGCGGGTGCCACGCTCGGCTCGGCGACGGACTCGCTGGGCGCGGATCTGGTGCTGAGCGTGCGGATGCCCGATGCGGCCGGCCTGGCGGCGCTCAAGCGCGGCGCCGTCCTGGCAGGCATGCTGGATCCCTTCGATACCGAAGGCATCGCGCGGCTGGCGGCGACCGGAGTCACCGGCTTTGCGCTGGAAGCCGCGCCGCGCATCACGCGCGCGCAAAGCCTGGACGTGCTCTCGTCCCAGGCGAACCTGGCGGGTTACAAGGCGGTACTGCTGGCGGCTCACTACTATGGGCGGCTATTCCCCATGATGATGACGGCCGCCGGCACCCTGAAAGCCGCGCGCGCGGTCGTGTTGGGCGCGGGCGTGGCCGGCCTGCAGGCGATCGCGACCGCCCGCAGGCTGGGCGCCGTGGTAGAGGCATCCGATGTACGGCCGGCCGCGAAAGAACAGGTCGAGTCGCTGGGCGCGAAGTTCATCGACGTACCGTTCGAAACGGACGAAGAACGCGAAATCGCGCAGGGCGTAGGCGGCTATGCCCGGCCCATGCCGCCCGCCTGGATGGCGCGCCAGGCGGAACTGGTTTCGGAACGCTGCAAGCAGGCCGACATTGTCATCACCACGGCGCTGATACCGGGCCGCCCTGCTCCCACGCTGGTCTCGGCCGAGACGGTGCAGGCGATGAAGCCGGGGTCGGTAGTGGTGGACCTGGCCGTGGAGCGCGGCGGCAACTGCCCCTTGTCCGAGAAGGGACAGGTGGTGGAAAAACATGGCGTGACGCTGGTCGGCCTGACAAACCTGCCGGCTCTCGTACCCACGGACGCTTCGGCGCTTTACGCGCGCAACCTGGCGGACTTCCTGAAGCTTATCGTGGACAAGGACGGCGCGCTGGCCATCCAGCGCGAGGATGAAATCGTCGCAGCCTGCCTGGTCTGCGAATCCGGCAACGCGGTTCGGAGGTCCTGA